In one Solanum dulcamara chromosome 1, daSolDulc1.2, whole genome shotgun sequence genomic region, the following are encoded:
- the LOC129882570 gene encoding uncharacterized protein LOC129882570, whose translation MMRRQQDEQSKVFEELSSVILNILRSPPAPIEFYDDSMSTTAMSPSSSGRRTALTGSMQQITPAGFASLLLGISFALMLCGSVTFFIGFLMMPWVLGLVMVFYVAGIVYSLTMIGRAIFYHISSPSLPRKDFQPWKLF comes from the exons ATGATGAGAAGGCAACAGGATGAACAATCTAaggtttttgaagaactttctTCTGTGATTTTAAATATTCTACGATCACCACCGGCTCCAATTGAGTTTTACGACGATTCCATGTCGACTACGGCAATGTCTCCATCGTCTTCAGGGAGGAGGACGGCGTTGACAGGATCGATGCAGCAAATTACTCCGGCGGGATTTGCATCTCTGCTTTTGGGGATTTCTTTTGCTTTGATGCTTTGCGGATCGGTGACTTTCTTCATTGGGTTCTTAATGATGCCATGGGtgcttggtttggttatggtctTTTATGTTGCTGGGATTGTCTATAGTTTGACTATGATTGGACGGGCTATTTTCTATCATATATCCTCTCCCTCCTTACCGCGAAAAGATTTTCAGC CATGGAAACTTTTCTGA